ACGATTGTCACGAACTGCTCGTGCGCACCGACGCCTGCGTGAGGCCCACCGCGAGGTCGCTGTTGACGACCTCGGACAGCTGGGGGGCGTTGTCGCGGCGGTGCTTGTTGACCCACAGATCGCGCTCGGCGCCGTCCTCGGGGACGGTGCGGACCATGAACAGGATCTCGTCGACCTTCTCGGTGCGGCCGGCGACGTCGAGCAGCCCGGCCAGCGCCTCGCCGTAACGGCTGCGCTCCTCGGTGTCCTTCATGCCGATGCCGGGGTGGACGATCGAGGCGGTGACTGCCCAGGTCTTCGTCGCGTCATCGTGGATCACTCCGACCCGCTGCAGCTGGGAGCCGTGCGGCGGGCCGTCGTGGATCTTGATGCCCTGCAGCACCCGGGGAGATCGGGGGTGTCGAGGTCCTCGGCGCGGCCCTCGGTGGCCTGGCACGGAACGAGGTCCAGCCGAGCAGCCCGCCGACGGCGTACATCGTCGAGGCGAACACCCAGCCCGTGGCCGAGCGGCCCCGGACCGGGACGACGGTGATGGCCAGCAGGAACAGCCAGACCAGGGCGAACAGGAACGCAGAGAACCACGCTCCGCGGCTGATCGCCCAGAACGCCGGCAGGCTGGCCAGCGCCAGGAACATCAGCTGGCCTCCGGAGAGGCCGAAGAACCAGCCGATGCGGTCGCGCTGGTAGTCGGCGTAGATGGTCATCGTCGGTTTCCTTCCGGGTCACTGCATGTCGATTGGGGCTGGGGGCAGGTCGTGCGGCGCATCGGCTACACCGCCACCGGGGGGATCGCGCCGCCTGCTGCACCGGCTCCGCCGGCACCTCCGGCCGCTCCCCGCCGCCACCGCGGCCGGGGGTCTTGGGCGCTGCTCCGGCACCACCGCCGCCCTGTCCGCCAGAGCCGCCGCCCTGCCCGCCCGAGCCGCCACCCGAGCCACCGCCGGGTCCGCCGCCGGTGGGCAGCGTCGGCGGGGTGGGCGGGGCAGGCGGGGCAGGCGGGGTCGGCAACGGCGAGTCGTCGTCCCCGCTGTTCTGCGAGCCCGGTGCGTGCCGCTGCTCTGGTCGCCCGACTGGCCGCCGGACTGGCCGGACTGGCGGCCACCCATGTTGGCTGAAGTCGGGTCCGTAGGTGCTCTGCCCGACGCCGGCCTGGTTGGTTTCGTCCGACATCAGGGACGTGGCCTTCGCTCCGGCGCTGCTGACCATCCCGAGCCCGGCAGCGAACGCCTGTCCGACCGGGCCGAAGCTGCCGAGGACGCCCTGGGTGGACTTGCTGAACCGGTCGCCCCGTCGAGGCCTCGGCGCTCTGCTCACCCGACGAGCGACCGTTGCCGTCGGTGGTCGAGGCGGCCGACGAGCCGCCGCCGGCACCGCCGCCGCTCAGCAGCCCCTGGAGGCCGCCCTGGATGGCCATGCCCTGCCGGAACGACGCGCCGCTGGGGGTGCCGGGGGTCGACGAAGGCCAGAAGCTTGAACAGCGCCAGCGGCGCGACGACGCTGATCAGGATCGTCATGACCGCCGCAGGGCCGTGCCGAACGCCTTGGCGGTGCCGTCTGCGAGGTGGGCAGCGACGCGTTGGCGAACTGCACGCCGATGCCCAGCACCATCACCATCAGCACCGGGGTGAACGCCGCGGCGTGGAACCAGCGCAGCGACTTCCAGAACCAGGAGCGGGTGAAGTCGGAGACCAACCCGGCCGCGGCGAGCGGGCCGGTGGCGACCAGGACCAGCAGCGAGGCCGCCCTCGCGAGGTAGACCAGGACGTGTCCGATCGCGGCCAGCCACAGGAAGATGCCGAGGAAAGCCAGCGCGGTGGCCACGCCGGCCTCGGTGATGTCGTCGACGCCGAGGCCGCCCAGGGGATCCCAGTCGGGCCAGGTCTGCACCTTGAGCAGCGGACTTCATCAGCGCTTTCGTGATGGCGCCGCAGGCCGCGACGATCATGACGCAGTAGCCGAACCAGCAGGCGCAGACCAGGACGAACTGGCCGGCGCCGATGAACGCCCGCGCGAGGCCCCCTCGCGTTTGAAGGCCGCCGCGCCGAGCTGGATCATCGCCAAGATGACCACCAGGGCGAGCGCGAGCCAGAGGGTGAAGGCGTAGACGTCCTTACCGGGTCCGTCGTCGCTGAGGTCGGGGGTCAAGAACAGCTCGCTGAACGTGAGCACGATGCGCAGCACGAACAGGCCGGAGCTCCACACCGCGAGCATGGCTGCGGTCCAGGCATCGGCCGCCGCCTTGGCGATGACGTCCCGATGTTCTCGAACGGGTTGGGGATGTCACCGAGGCCGGGGATGCCGGCGCCGAAGAGGTCCCCCACGTTCGGGAGTCCGGGGATGCCGGGCACCCCCGGGACGCCAGGGAGTCCGATCCCCGGGAGCCCGGCGCGCAGATCGCGTCGAGCAGCCCACACCCGCTGACTCCCGGCACACTCCCCCGACTCCCTTGGCGCAGTCGGTGAGGCTGGGGTTTCCAGGCACTCCTGGACGCCCTCGACCTGGTTCTCGATCTCGTCCTTGACGCCACCGGCCGCGTCCTTGCCGCAGTCGACCGGGTCCTCCGCGCACTCGAGGGCGTCTCCGCCGATGTCGCACAGTTCGTCGGACCAAGGCAGCCCATCTTGAGGGTGCGGGCCGGCAGCTGGCTGGTGGTCTCGACCGTGGCGACCTGCGCTGTGCTGGCCGCCGTGCTGGTCGCCGGCTCGGCCGCGGCGGCGGTTGGCGGCTGGATGGTCGTGGCGGCTCCGAGAAGCGTGGTGAGGACCAGGACCGCCAGGGCGTCGATGCCCAGCCTGGTGACCCGGTGGAAGAGGTCGGCGGTGCTCACTGGGGTGCCGTTGATCGGGATCCAGCCGGCCTGCTTGTACTCCGGAGTGCCCGGCGCGACCGCCTTGGGCTGTGGAGACCAGGTGCTCGATGTCTGCGGTGCTGCCTGGACCAGGCACCAGTCGCCCACGCCGTCGACCTCGAGCCACCGCATCAGCTGGGTGCCGGCGTAGAGGCCGTCGCTGACCTTGCCGTTGGCGGTGGTGAGGGTGACGTAGCTGAGCAGGTTCACCGCGTAGTAGCCGGTGTCGAGCTCCTCGAGGGTGTACGCGATCGGCGTCACCGCGTACGACGCGGGCGGGGGGACGTCCCCCTCCTTCGGGACGCCGGCTTGCTGGCGGCGCAGCGCGACAGCGTCGCGGGCGCGCTGCTCGAAGACGGCCGTGTCCTCGGGGTTGGCGTACAGGCCGGCGACGGCGGCGGCCTGGTCGTAGTCGAACCCGACCTGCGCCTTGGCGACCTCGACTTGCAGCGCGACCGCGCCCAGGTCGGTCTGGGGGAACCGGGTCGGGTAGCCGTCGACCTGGTCGGCGCCGGTCGGGATCACGACGCCGTCTGCGGGTGCGCTCTCCGGGGACCTGGTCGACCGAGACGTTCTGCCCCTGCTGCCCGGCTGGCTCGAGGAGTCCCCGGATGTCTTGTCGGTTCCGCTGCTGTCATCGGTCCGGCCGCGCGCTCCGAGCCAGACGGCGGTCGCCACGAGGACGGCGATCGCCACCAGGACCCCCACGCGCAGCAGGGTCGTGCGGGACTCCCCCATCGAGTCGTTGATCCGGTTGCTCATCTCAGTGCTCCCCTTCCGTGTCGCCGGGGTGGGCGGGTTCGGTGGTGTGGTCGGTGGACCAGGTGCGCCAGCCGGCCTCGTGTGCCAGCTGGGTGCCGGGCCAGGTCGCGGGTGCGGGTGCCGGCGGGGCGCCGGGGGCGACCATCCAGCCCCCATGCTCGCAGTGCGAAGGCGATCGGCTTGTAGGGGCGCTGACCTTCATCAGCACGCAGACCGTCGCCCAGTCGGGGCCGTCGGTGCCCTTGACCAGCGCGGCGGCCGGCTCCAGGGTCACCGAGGCGCTGGGGTCCTTGACTTCGCCCATCCCGGTGCTGGAGAGGAACGCGCGGACGCTGGCGGTGATCCACCAGTCCTCCGCACGGACCCCACCGGGCAGGGCCCAGGCGTTGTAGACCTCCTCGGCGGTGCTCAGGCTCATCGACTGCAGCACCGCGAGGTCGATCTGGGCGAGCTGTCCGATCGCGCCCTCCGGCTGTGCCCTCCGGTCACGGTCCGGTCGGGATTTGATCTCCGGTGGCGCTGGTGGCTCCCCGGGAAGGCGGCCCGGCGGCGCACGGTCAGCATCGGCTCGGCCGCGATCTCATCGCGATGCGCGGCACCGCGGGCCACCGTCGAGCGCTCGGTCTCGCCGGTGGCCACGCCGGTGTTCGCGCTGGCCTCGTCACCGATGCCGGCGATCGCCAGGTAGACCGCGTAGGCGAGGCCGCCGAGCAGGAGCACAGCCACGGCGACGGCGGCGGCCAGGATGCCGAGCAGCCGGCGCCGGCTCCACTCGCTGGTGCCTTCTGCCTTCTTCGTGGCTGCGCGCGCAGCCCAGCCGAGGATCCCGTTGAGCATCCCGAGGCGATCGCCACACGACAACCGAGATCGCGCGACCTTGGAGGCGTGCGGCAGGGAGAACACTCGGCGATGATGGCGATGATGAGACCGAACAGGACGATGACGCCCCACAGCACGTAGCTGGTGATCTCGTTGGTGGGGCCGACAGCACCCGGGGGCGCCTTCGGGCAGCACGGTGGTTGCGGTTGCGGTCATGACGTCCATGGTCTTCCTTCTGGGTTGCTGACCCCGGGCGGGGGCTTTCGCTGGTGTCGGTGGGCAGTGCGGGCTCGAGCAGCTGACGTGCTGCCGAGATCAGGGGGGCCGGGACGGGTCGGGAGTCCAGGCCGTTGACCGCGAGCTCGCGGTCCTCCACGCTCCGCCCGGCCGGCACGGCGGGTTTGCTCGAGGCCGCGCGGCCACTTCTTGCGGCGGGGCCCGCGGACGGCGAGGACGATCTGCTCTGGCTGCCAGTAGCCGGCCAGCAGGTCCATGGCGACGCGCGGGGGACGGTGGCGGTGGTGACCAGGACGATCTGATCGGCGGCGCGGACGGCTTCGGCCAGCCAGCAGTCGGTGGCCAGCAGCTGGCCGGCCTCCCAGCCGACGTCGAGAATGGTCAGCTGGGTCTCGTTCTGTGCCTCGGTGGGCAGCGGGACCTCGTCGACGCCAGCGAGGACCTCGCTGGCGCGCTCGAGCAGGACGTGGTCGCGCTTGCCCTGACGCCAGTCGGTCGGGTGCAGGCCGAGCTCGGCGGTGCTCGCCGCGGCGAGTCCGGAGGCGGTGACCGAGCAGCACTCGATGACTCGGACCGGGGCGGCTGCCGCCAGGCCGGTGGCCAGGGCGACGGTGCTCGCGCCGACCGAGCCTGCGGACCCGATCACGGCGATGGTGTGCTCGCCGTCGGCCGGTGACCAGTTGTCCTCCGCGGCGGTGCCGCGGCCGCGGGGGCCCTTGCCGGCGCCGGGACCGGTGCGGAACTCGCCGGCGTTCAGTGCGTGCCAGGCGCTTGAGCTCGTCGATACCGACCGGGCGGCTCGGGGTCTGGGTGCTCACTGGGCCTCCCCGAGGGTGCCGCGGCGGAACTCGAGCGCGGCGCGGACCTCGGCCGGGGTCAGGGTCGCAGCTGCGCCTTCGCGGCCTGGACTTCGTGCAGCTGGGCGACGCAGCCGGTCAGCTGCTCGATCGCCTCGATCTCGCGGCCGGCGATCGCGAACAGCTCGGCGATCTGCTCCGGCTTACGGGTCTCGCCGTCGTGGGTGTTTGTCATGGGCTTCACCACCTCCAGTCGCCTATGTGTCGCGGGGTGGCGCGAGCGATCACTTCCGGGCTTATTCGTCATGGCCGAACTTCCTCGGGGCGGCCGCGGCGAGGGCGCGCATGGAGCGAGAGCCGTGGCGACGGACGGTCGCCTCAGAGACCCCGATGCGGGGCGCGACCGGCTGGACACCTCGTTGCTGAGCAGGCCGCCATACCCGCGCGCCAGCCTGCGGGTCTCGACTCGGTCGGCCTCCTCGACCAGGCACAGCAGCAGGTACCGGTCCGCGGGGCTCACCTTGTGGTCGCAGGCCCACGCGAGCAGCTCCAGGAGCTCCTCAGTGGCCGACGGCTCCTCCTGCTCGGGTCCGGCGTCGGCGAGGATCTCGGGGCGGTGGAACAGCGCGCCGGCGACCCGCTCGGTCGGCATCTCGGCCGAGTAGCCGGCACCGCCGTCGACGCTCGTCAGGTCGCCAGCCGAGAAGGACTCGACGAGGGTGGTGTTGGCCCAGGTGCGGTCGGCGCGGGAGACGTAGAAGAAGTCGCCGACCTCGCGGAGGACACCGACGCGGGTGTTGATCAAGATGTTGGCCGCGACCTTGCGGGTCCGGCGCCACTTGAAGCTGCGGACCTCGATC
This Nocardioides dokdonensis FR1436 DNA region includes the following protein-coding sequences:
- a CDS encoding type IV secretion system protein; the protein is MQTWPDWDPLGGLGVDDITEAGVATALAFLGIFLWLAAIGHVLVYLARAASLLVLVATGPLAAAGLVSDFTRSWFWKSLRWFHAAAFTPVLMVMVLGIGVQFANASLPTSQTAPPRRSARPCGGHDDPDQRRRAAGAVQASGLRRPPAPPAARRSGRAWPSRAASRGC
- a CDS encoding SCO6880 family protein, encoding MTIYADYQRDRIGWFFGLSGGQLMFLALASLPAFWAISRGAWFSAFLFALVWLFLLAITVVPVRGRSATGWVFASTMYAVGGLLGWTSFRARPPRAAPRTSTPPISPGAAGHQDPRRPAARLPAAAGRSDPR